From one Primulina huaijiensis isolate GDHJ02 unplaced genomic scaffold, ASM1229523v2 scaffold38149, whole genome shotgun sequence genomic stretch:
- the LOC140968853 gene encoding pentatricopeptide repeat-containing protein At2g03380, mitochondrial, with translation MKLLSFLHRNTRRLALSESHPHFTTFAPEPTHNLELHPSLSSILSFSKNPFFCLLNICRSLSSLRKIQALLVVSGEADDPLLKTKLLGLYGLFGHVRNARHLFDQIPDPDFVSCKTMMRWYFINDLYGEIIAFYRFIRRRFLVLDDIVFSIVLKACRELRDSSEGRQLHGYIIQMGSTDSFVLTGLVDMYAKCGRIDMACKVFERIWNRNVVCWTSMIVGYVQNDCAREGLLLFNRMRNHLVEGNSYTLDSVVRACAKLGALHQGKWVHGFVIKNCIELSSCLVTSLLDMYVKCGAIIDARLIFDECSTVDLVAWTAMIVGYAQSGYAHEALVLFTNKKWLGISPNSITLASVLSACAQSGNFKLGSSVHGLGIKAGMDDANVMNALTDMYVKCCRMQEAVYLFDSMEDKDVISWNSIIGGYSKTSHGYEALRLFKRMRSTIFQPDPVTMVAVLSTCASLGDIRFGSSLHAYTIKQGFLSSSSVYVGTALLDLYAKSGDAKSAQIVFDEMTNKNTVTWGAMIGGYGKQGDVSKCIELFGDLTKHLEPTGAIFTAMLSACSHSGMIREGWRCFDSMCRVYNFTPSMEHYVSMVDLLARSGRLEEALEFIEKMPVRPDITVFGAFLHGCSVHSRFDLGDMAVKNMLKMHPHDAPHYVLLSNLYSSKGRWSEASQLRDSMKKRGLRKSPGSSRVGLNHINEIYSQNMASYG, from the coding sequence ATGAAATTGCTCTCATTCTTACACAGAAACACCCGTCGTCTCGCGCTATCAGAATCACACCCTCACTTCACAACCTTCGCTCCTGAACCGACCCATAATCTTGAACTTCATCCATCACTGTCTTCCATCCTATCATTCTCAAAAAATCCTTTCTTTTGCTTGTTAAATATTTGCAGAAGCCTCTCTTCTCTCCGAAAAATTCAAGCTCTTTTAGTCGTCAGTGGAGAAGCGGATGACCCTTTGCTGAAAACCAAGTTGCTCGGTCTCTACGGTTTGTTTGGGCACGTCAGGAACGCCCGCCATTTGTTTGATCAAATTCCAGACCCGGATTTTGTATCTTGTAAAACGATGATGCGGTGGTATTTTATCAATGATTTGTACGGTGAGATTATTGCGTTTTATAGATTTATAAGAAGAAGGTTTTTGGTACTTGATGACATCGTTTTTTCAATCGTCTTGAAAGCGTGTAGAGAATTGAGGGATTCTAGCGAAGGGAGGCAGTTGCATGGTTATATCATTCAGATGGGGAGCACTGATAGCTTTGTGCTGACTGGGCTTGTTGATATGTACGCTAAGTGTGGTCGAATTGACATGGCCTGCAAGGTTTTCGAAAGAATTTGGAATAGGAATGTGGTTTGTTGGACATCGATGATTGTAGGATACGTGCAGAACGATTGTGCTAGAGAAGGGCTTCTTTTGTTTAATCGTATGAGGAATCACCTCGTTGAAGGAAACAGTTACACTTTAGATAGTGTAGTGAGAGCATGTGCGAAATTGGGGGCGTTGCATCAGGGAAAGTGGGTGCATGGATTTGTCATAAAGAATTGTATCGAACTGAGTTCCTGCTTGGTCACTTCTCTTCTAGACATGTATGTCAAGTGCGGGGCCATTATAGATGCtcgtttgatttttgatgaatgTTCCACCGTCGATCTTGTTGCATGGACCGCAATGATAGTAGGTTATGCTCAAAGTGGCTATGCTCACGAAGCATTGGTGTTGTTCACAAACAAGAAATGGCTGGGCATTTCTCCCAATTCAATCACATTGGCTAGCGTTCTTTCAGCTTGCGCACAGTCGGGCAATTTTAAATTGGGTTCATCCGTTCATGGTCTAGGGATTAAGGCAGGGATGGATGATGCTAATGTGATGAATGCTCTAACGGACATGTATGTGAAGTGTTGTCGGATGCAAGAAGCCGTTTATCTATTTGACTCTATGGAAGACAAGGATGTCATTTCTTGGAACTCGATCATTGGTGGATATTCCAAAACCAGCCACGGTTATGAAGCTCTGAGATTATTTAAAAGAATGAGATCCACTATTTTCCAGCCTGATCCCGTGACCATGGTGGCTGTCCTCTCTACTTGTGCTTCTTTAGGAGACATTAGATTTGGTTCTTCACTCCATGCATACACCATCAAACAAGGTTTTTTGTCATCTAGTAGTGTTTATGTTGGCACGGCTCTTCTTGACTTATATGCCAAGTCTGGTGATGCAAAATCGGCACAAATTGTTTTTGACGAGATGACAAACAAGAATACAGTAACATGGGGTGCGATGATCGGGGGTTATGGAAAACAGGGGGACGTGAGTAAGTGTATCGAACTTTTTGGTGATTTGACTAAGCATTTGGAGCCAACGGGAGCAATTTTCACCGCAATGTTATCTGCTTGTAGCCACTCAGGGATGATTAGAGAGGGGTGGAGATGTTTTGACTCAATGTGTCGGGTATACAATTTCACTCCCTCGATGGAACACTATGTATCCATGGTTGACCTATTGGCTCGTTCTGGAAGGCTCGAGGAAGCCCTGGAATTCATCGAGAAGATGCCAGTTCGGCCCGATATCACTGTTTTTGGGGCCTTCCTCCATGGATGCAGTGTTCACTCCAGATTCGACCTGGGAGATATGGCTGTAAAGAATATGCTAAAAATGCATCCTCATGATGCACCCCATTACGTTCTTTTGTCCAACTTATATTCTTCTAAAGGAAGATGGAGCGAGGCTAGTCAACTTAGAGATTCGATGAAGAAAAGGGGTTTAAGGAAGTCACCTGGATCTAGTCGGGTGGGCTTGAATCATATCAATGAAATATATTCTCAAAATATGGCTTCATACGGTTAG